A window of the Lentimicrobiaceae bacterium genome harbors these coding sequences:
- a CDS encoding HIRAN domain-containing protein, translated as MIDKHYAHFNLAGFTYYDGVEVFEELKIGISLKMTAEPDNQFDPYAVALYYKDRKLGYIPREENKHISQFLNLGHTELFEVRINRISPETYPEKQIGVVVRIREGKKRT; from the coding sequence ATGATTGACAAACATTATGCACATTTTAATCTGGCAGGCTTCACCTATTACGATGGCGTAGAAGTTTTTGAGGAATTAAAAATAGGCATCAGCCTGAAGATGACAGCCGAACCCGACAATCAGTTTGACCCGTATGCAGTTGCGCTTTATTACAAAGACAGGAAACTGGGATACATCCCGCGCGAAGAGAACAAGCACATCAGTCAGTTTCTGAACCTGGGACATACGGAGCTATTTGAAGTAAGAATCAACCGCATATCACCCGAAACCTACCCCGAAAAACAAATAGGCGTTGTGGTAAGGATAAGGGAAGGAAAGAAGAGAACTTAA
- the cas6 gene encoding CRISPR-associated endoribonuclease Cas6, translating into MRLHIKIKTEKSTIPFDHQALLTGCIHKWLGWNNEHGEISLYSFSRLEGAKAVKAGLKFENDSSFFFSSHSDELIKRMITGIQSSPTMFNHLQVSEIIIQQNPDLSDRTLFYVASPVFIKRQFKGNVEHILYTDSRANSFLKETMETKMQIAGIKDETFNIRFESSYAKAGTKKVTYNGIENRASWCPAIIEGNAETKLFAWNVGLGNSTGIGFGAIK; encoded by the coding sequence ATGAGACTTCATATTAAAATCAAAACAGAAAAAAGCACCATACCATTTGATCATCAGGCCTTGCTCACAGGATGTATTCATAAATGGCTTGGCTGGAACAATGAGCATGGAGAGATATCATTATACTCATTCTCAAGGCTTGAAGGCGCTAAAGCTGTTAAAGCAGGGTTAAAGTTTGAAAACGATTCATCCTTTTTCTTTAGTTCACACAGTGATGAACTGATAAAGCGAATGATTACCGGTATACAATCTTCACCTACAATGTTTAATCACCTCCAGGTATCTGAAATAATCATTCAACAAAACCCTGATCTTTCAGACAGAACACTTTTTTATGTTGCAAGTCCGGTGTTTATCAAGAGGCAATTTAAAGGCAATGTTGAGCATATCCTGTATACAGATTCCAGAGCTAATAGCTTCCTTAAAGAAACAATGGAAACAAAAATGCAGATTGCAGGTATAAAAGACGAAACTTTCAATATACGTTTTGAGAGCTCCTATGCAAAAGCAGGCACAAAAAAGGTTACCTACAACGGCATTGAAAACAGAGCAAGTTGGTGCCCGGCGATCATTGAAGGGAATGCAGAGACAAAACTTTTTGCATGGAATGTCGGATTGGGAAATTCAACCGGAATTGGATTTGGTGCAATAAAGTAA